A region of the Salvelinus namaycush isolate Seneca chromosome 13, SaNama_1.0, whole genome shotgun sequence genome:
TTATCAACGTTTTACAATGCCCAATTCATTTACTTTAATAGAGATTGTGTGTAGCTCGATGACTCAAGCTATGACAGATGATTTGGGCATGAAGTTTAAGCATGCGCTATGACCCCTGATCcctatgacctctgacctgtgacGTAGGGCTCCAGGGCTTTGGGCACCAGGCTGCGTGCCACCTTCAGGTCCTCCGGGGAACATTTGCCCACCTCCAGGCCACAGGCCATGCCCATGCGCTTCAGCACCTCAATATCGTCGTGGATCTCAAACATGTTGTCGAAGTTAAACAGGTACTCAAACCTGAACACAGCAGAATGGGAGAGGAAGAAATGAAGACTATAATAGCATGGTTAGAACATGAATGAATTAAAAACTTTCAACCATGAAAAACTCAATCGGTGTGTTGCCATGGCCTCGATGTTGGACAAAATAAAATGTCTTTACATTACTTAAATTGATGATCAATTTACACTggcatacaccaacacacacagtcactcacttGTCATTTGAGATGCTGCAGTCGATGACTGTCTTCTTGctggtgttgatgatgatgaaggggaggtggatgagagAGTTGGGGGGCGGAGGTCTGTTGGCCTgctgttccgtctgtctgttccgCTGCACCAGGTTCTTAAAGGCTATTtgctgtaggagagaaacaacaTGGAGAGAACGTTAGAATAACGTTAAGTCAACCCGTGGTCTTGTATTTTATGCTTCCCTTAAACATTGATTGTATTGTTGTCTATGAGGCAGGCTTGTCCTATGGTCACCTGTAATATGAGCTCTTGGAGTTGTGACTGCTTCTGCTTGATTCTCTCCAGTCGCCTTTGTCTCTCCACCTACAAAGGAACAACGCAGACAGGGTGTCAGAGCATAAGAGAAAAGGGGGAGTGAGGAGAGTTCATAGatggccaggtgtgtgtgtgtgtgtgcgctcgcgCATAGACTTACCTCTAGGTTCTGGCACTCCTGGGCTGAGTTGGTAGGCAGACCAATCCACTTGATCTCTTTCTTCTCTTTAGAGATGATGTTCATGGCCATGAGCACGTTGAGCGCGTCGTACACACGCCGTCGGATGTTCTTCTGGTCGTACACATGCtacaaggagagggggaagaggttcATCTCTTTGATTCCTGTGTGTGCAGAGAGCTTACAGTGGATTTGTGAGGCGATTTCGTAAGAAAACCAGTGTCCTAAAGCCTAATTTACAACTTCCGTGCAGTCTACCTCCCGGAATGTCCGCTCCTGTCCGCACATGGATTTCGAAATCGCAGCAGAAGTTTTCAAGGAGGTGAATGTGGACGCAAAACCCTATGTGGACGAGAGAGGACGTTTGATGTCCAAACACTGAAGCGGTAGTAGCGCAAGTAAATTAGGCTCGAGGAAGACCATGTCAGAGAATCTTTATTTCCTAAacaggtttgttgtgtctgtgaTATTGTGACGTCATAAAGAGGTTTGTTTTGTCTGAGCGATGTCACAATGATGTGTTATGTCTGAGAGAAAGTGATAGTAAAGTTCTGTCAGAAAGAGGGTTGTCATAATGAGGAGTTCTGTAAGAGAGAGTGATGCCATAATGAGGTGTTCTGTCATGTTGGCTATATTTGCTTGCTATCTATAGTGGAGATGACAGTAGTCCGACTGACAACTTTACCAGGATGAGGACTTGCCAATGTAAAGCTCTTTCCAAAAGCCTAATCTCTGATGAAGCAAGCTAAATGACACGTTGTTTGCTTAGCTACCTAGCTACAATGCCAAATGGATAGGCTACCCTTACATATCTGAAAACATATAAACAactgatgtttactgatcataaaaagcatgcagttacttgctgtataactgATGTTAAAGATAAATGCAGAATAACCGGAAATGTGTAGTTCAGACTatgcttttcaaatcaaatcgtattagtcacatgcgccgaatacaacaggtgtagaccttacagtgaaatacttacttacgagcccctaaacaacaacgcaattaaaaaaaatatggatagtaataaataaaagtaacaagtaattaaaggagcagcagtaaaacaacaatagcgagactatatacagggcggtactggtacagagtcaattgcGTGGGGGCACcgattagttgaggtaatatgtacatgtaggtagagtcactaaagtgactatgcatagatgataacagagagcagcagcggtgcaaaagagggggagagggcaatgcaaatagtctgggtagccatctgattagatgttcaggagtcttatggcttgggggcagaagctgttcagaagcctcttggaccaagacttggcgctccggtacagtctatgacttgggtggctggagtctttgacaatttttacggccttcctctgacaccgcctggaatagaggtcctggacggcaggaagcttgtccccagtgatgtactgggccgttcgcactaccctctgtagtgccttgtggtcggaggccgacctggcagttgccataccaggcaatgatgcaaccagtcaggatgctctcgatggtgcagatgtagaaacttttgaggatctgaggactcatgccaaatattttcagtctcctgagggggaataggttttgtcgtgtcctcttcacgactgtcttggtgtgcttggaccatgttagtttgttggtgatgtggacaccaaggaacttggtgctctcaacctgctccactgcagccccgtcgatgagaatgggggcatgctcggtcctctttttcctgtagtccacaatcatctcgttgatcacgttgagggagaggttgttgtcctggcaccacacggccaggtctctgacctcctccctataggctgtctagtcgttgtcggtgatcaaccctaccactgttgtgtcatcgacaaacttaatgatggtgttggagtcgtccctggccgtgcagtcacgagtgaacagggaatacaggaggggactgagcacgcacctctgaggggcccctgtgttgaggatcagcatggcggatgtgttgttacctacccttaccacctgggggtggcccatcaggaagtccagaatccagtgaatctgttggggcaatatgcaaatttgagtgggtctagggtttctgggataatggtgttgatgtgagccatgaccagcctttcaaagcccttcatggctacagaagtgagtgctatgggtcggtagtcatttaggcaggttaccttagtgttcttgggcacaggcactatggtggtctgcttaaaacatgttgatattactgactcggacagggagaggttgaaaatgtcagtgaagacacttgccagctggtcagcgcatgctcgcagtacacgtcctggtaatttgtctggccttgtgaatgttgacctgtttaaaagtcttactcacatcggctgcggagagcgtgatcacagtcttccggaacagctggtgctctcatgcatgtttcagtattATTTGCCtagaagcaagcatagaagtagtttaactcgtctggtaggctcgtgtcactgggcagctctcggctgtgcttccctttgtagtccgtaatggtttgcaagccctgccacatccgagcatcagagccggtgtagtacaattcgatcgtagtcctgtattgacgctttgtctgtttgttggttcgtcagagggcatagcgggttAGAGTTCCGCaccttgaaagcgacagctctagcctttagctcagtgcggatgttgcctgtaatccatggcttctggttggagtatgtacgtacggtcactttggggacgacgtcattgatgcacttattgatgaagccaatgactgatgtggtgtactcctcaatgccatcggaggaatcacggaacatattccagtctgtgctagcaaaacagtcctgtagcttagcatctgctttatcTGACCACGTTTTTATTGATAGATATATTCAATAGATgatattaaaaccaaatagttattacatttatttaacaatcccttgaaaatGGCAcgtagttgtcaatggttttaatAGAGCTAGGGATCTTCTTGTCCCCCAGCAGCAAAATCGAACACTCTGCCCCGTATTGTCACGTTTTATTGGTGAGGACCTATTCAGTCAGACAGAATGTGCAATGTCATAATGGAGAATTCTACCTGAGAAAAAGGGATGTCATAAATACCTCCCCTGCCTGCTCTGAGGTATAGCCCTATGCAGTGTGTGCATACAGCTTCAGAACTCACTGAGTCGTTGGGGGAGATGTGGTTGTCTGCAGCGCTGAACTCCGCCACCAGCTCGTCTGCCACCTCGTTGTAGGTGGTCACACCTTTCTTCTGCACCTTCTCACACACCTTCATGGAGAAATGTCTCAGGCCCTTGCCATTCTTCTCCCCCTTCTTACCACGCTTCCTGTGGACAAAGAAGTGATCAAACAGCTGTTTACTTCTAGATTCCACTGGTATATTGCACACAGGCGCACATAATACCTAAACATCTAAAACCAGCTAGGTGCTCAAATAGCTTCTCTATCAATgaacagagaggagggggtgCCTCATAAGTGACCTGCCAGGATGTGGGATACAATTTTCTTTTGGGGGGTTAGTGACTCACCCCGAGGACCATGGCGACGCGTCGGCCGGCTGGCTCTGTGTGAGGAACTGGGAGTTGGGTGTTTGAGGGCTGTTCACAAGTATGGCACTGGAAACACTGGGCCTCTGGGGCGTACCAATCACCTACAGGGAGTGGGGTGGTGGGAAGAGAGGGCCCAACCATTTTAGTTTTAGAGTAAAATAGAAAATCTTTATTATTCCCATAGAGCAACTTGCTTTGCACCAAGCAGTcaaaatacagtacatataccTACAACAGAGCAATCTGAACTGATTCTCGACATCATGGCGTGACAAGTGTGTCTCCCTCAAGACCAGCAGGAAAGATGGAAAGAGCATTATGCAGCTGACTCATAATGTACCAAGTGCCTGTGGTGGAGTGAACCTACTCTGGGGTGATAAGGTGAAGAGAACTTCCTGCTTATAGTTGTTATGGGAGGCAGGCCAGTTAGGTGATGTATTCCACTGTCTACGGGCTGGTCATCGGGTGAAGCATAAGCTGTTCCCcattatacattatatatatatatatattaccatgTATGTAATGGGATGATGGGAGTAATCCTGCTGACTGCAGAGGTTGATCAGCTTAGGCTCACCCCCCGGTCACGTCACAATGATAATGGACGGGTCTTAGAGACCATGGATTCTGTGTGTGGTTTAAACTGTGTAGAGGTTTCAGCAAGTGTATTTAAGTGGTGAGCTTGCAGTTAAGAAGGTTGTGCTTGCAATGTCTGAAAGCAAATAACAACCTGCACTCTACCACTGTGTCAAAATAAAATCCTTTGTCATCAAGTCTGTGGTTGAGATATTTCTGTGGTAGACGCAATAGGGGGCCTGGGAAACGGACACACTCACCATGTGTGGAGCAATGTTGACATTGGAGGGCCCCAGGGTTTTAGGCAGCAGTTGTTTGGCCATGGGGATTGACACAGGATGGACAGCAACCAGAGACAGGACACCTGAGAGGGGACAGAGTCAACACTAGGCTTACCTGGAACCACTGTCCACAAAATGGCTGCCTCTTTTCATATCCAGTTCTCAGCTAGATGGCTTCAGGGGACAGGAGGCCCTATAGGATGCAAGCTTACTGACCCAAAGGAAATTCTGAGTGTACCCAGAATCTATAGAACACCTGTCTGATAATGGAGCCCATGATTAGATGAGCAGAATGTTTTCAAAGGAGTAAAACGAGATGAGCTACATCTGTGCAGTCGCATTGCCCCCTGCTGTTGAGTTGAGACATACCTGACAGAGACCGGTATTGAATGAAACAGATCTGGAACACAACACACTGTTTTGCTCACCTTTACTGGGACTCCGATTCTGGTCAATGAAAACCTTCAATTCTCCATTGGTTTCCATCAGACCAACCTGTGGGAAAGACACCATCATCAACATCTATTCCAGTAAAATCTCAACAGCTGGTCTCTGTATTGAATCAGGACCAGCATGGAAAAACACTGCACCTGGTTGTCTCTGATCAGACTCACATCTTTGGCCATTATCCTCCTCTGATAAGTCACCAATTACTACCCTGAAACAGAAAGCAACCATGATAGAGCCAGATGTCTaatgaaatggtccactcacacagtgtggtgaagaaggtgcaacagtgcctcttcaacctcaggaggctgaaggaatttggcttgtcacctaaaaccctcacaaacttttacagatgcacaattgagagaatcctgtcgggctgtatcaccgcctggtacggcaactgcaccgcccttaaccacaaggctctccagagggtggtgcggtctgaacaatgcatcaccgggaccaaactacctgccctccaggacacctacagcacccgatgccacaggaaggccaaaaagttaatcaaggacaacaaccacccgagccactgactgttcaccccgctaccacccagaaggcgaggtcagtacaggtgcagcaaagctgggactgaaaaacagccatcactaacacagagaggctgctgcctacttacagactcaaatcattgcccactttaataaatggatcactactCACATTAAATAATGcgactttaataatgtttacatatcttacattactcatctcatatgtatatactgtatctcatatgtatatactattttataccatcttgcctatgccgctcggtcatcactcatccatatgTACATATTCCTTTTCCATCCCTtattaggtagttgtggaattTTTAGATCACttgatagatattactgcactgtcagaactagaagatCAAacatatgtgaccaataaaatgtgaattTGATTTTGTTAGAGCTCTGGATTTGTAGTTGTCTGGGTGTATAGAAGTATACACTGCTGGAAAACTAATTTAAATTGGGGTTAACCTGCTTAAAATCACTTCAGGGTGGCATTGGAGAAAGTAGACTGGCTTTGGTATGGagagcaaaaaaagaaaatcgTGATttgcattaaaaaaaacattcaatCCCTCCCGTGTGTGACAGTTGTATAGGCCTATGGGTGTTATGGGACAGTTCACAATCCCTGATAAAACAATTTTCTTCACACAGGCAAACTATTGCACATTTATACGAACTGCATAATATACATTAAATGTTTGCAAAGGTAGGCAGCAGATTGTGTTATTGATCAAGAAGCAAAGCCTGCCTGTTTATAAGCAGCATAGCTATTGCACAAAAGCACCACTAGCTGGCTACAGCCTCGCTATTGCCAGAACAAAAACATTACTAGTCGACTAAATTATCTTTGCAGGTCAACTTCGATTGCATATTCCAAAGTGTTGAGACTGGTCAGCTGTGATGAGTATCAGACATTCATGTTTTAGTATTTATGATATCTTATCATAACTTTAATAATTTCATCAAACTGTAAGGCCTAACGTTAGTAGGTGTTGACCACGTCCTAGACGCGAGATTCCCCACGAAGTTTACAAGCAGAGCAGAAattgctagccagctaacgttacaacAATAAAAGGTGTCTGGATGGCTGATTACTTGTTGTAATGAGAATTTGTTTCCATTTAACATTCTACGATGACTAGCTAGCTCGCACAAGGGACTAACTGATGCTAGCTATCTACATAACATTAGTGATATTAcaggctagctaacattagctaattcATTGAGGCACGTTTTGAGACGATTCCGAGTGCAAAACGATTGTGTATAAGAAAACTGATCCAATTTGATATTTTGTGGTTATACTAATAAAAGCTAACATGCATTTGCAAGCAGGAATGACCGAGCAATTAAAAGGTTTAACTTGAAGTGCACTTACAAGTGCACTCTTTTCTTCTGCTTCTTCGGCGGCTGTTTTTGTTGGCATCgaggacagaggaagaggaggtctAAATCCCTATCGCCAAACAGGAAACAAAACTAGACGCCAAATGATCGTGATTCTGAAATaatagctagctaatacatttAGGTTTCTAAGCAACCCAATAATCCACGCATCAGACAGATGTATTTTTATTGGGGAGCATACATGGACCTTTAGGAATTACAGTTAGTCAGCTTTCTGGTCAATCATGTATCAATCTCAAAATGGATGCTTTTCAAAGTAACCTCGCTAGTCACCTAGCTTGCTAATAACTATGAATAATATTACTCGCGCTTGAATGCCACGGGCGATTAAATAAAAAGTAAATGTATAGCTAGTTATAATAAAGCTAAAATAAAACGTGCAATTAATAAGTGGTCGAAAAGCGAAGACTGTAAGAGTAAGCGTAGCTAGCGCAAACCACTGCCTGAGGATATTATAACGGTAACGTTATTTAGAGAATATATCTGCAAACATAACTAGTATAAAACGGCATAAATGTTAACTGCTACGTTTGCAATTCTTAACACAAACATGCGAGCGAAACATACAGCTATATAACTGTCTAGTTACAAGAGCACGACTAATATTTTGATGATCAGTTGATGGATAAATTAGCCAACGCTAGCGAGTTGGCATAAACAACGGGAAGTAGCTACAGTAGAGGCATGCTAGACAACTCGGTCAATGTACTAGTTAGCAAATGGTTAGCTTACTTGCTAACATAACAAGCTACCTCCAACTTTTAAAGCAGGTAGGCAATTCTTTCGATAGCTAGATAGACAAATCCTCCTTTCGAATGTCACGTTAATAAATACCCCCTTTCAATCGACAACGACTTTGTTAGCAGTAAGCTCGAAATTCCTCTTAAGCAGTTTACCATCCTTTCTCTCAAACCAATCTTGGCGGTGTCTAATATCTGATGTTTCGGATTGGATAGTTTTAACATGACGCAGGCAATCCGTGCTACTAAAGCCACGCCTTCAGTGCTTTCTGATTGCTTGGCGTGCCAGGACCTATTTTCATTGATTTGGCCAAAGCTTTTAATACGGTAGacctagggttgcacattttggggaatattcagaggtggaaactgtccgtgggaattaacgggaatatataggaattaacggaaatatatgcaaattaatatgaataccatttaaatgtagatgttttttgcattagatatatttaccatatcatatggagacagaaacataaaccttttaccttatcataagtagacataatttcAAATtgttaaatccttccaatagaaaaaaataaaaatacgatttagttacgaattgaactttaattaaatgagttgactcacatgggatgatttcactgaacaacaaaagaaagggaatattgaatgacccccaatgatccatcacatctcccaaaaacgttttcaacacacatctgtaaaattatagtctagaaactaaagctttggttgtcttcctctcaggcttccatgtcttctccctggactttctcaatgtccacctcttgaacatcagactgaggcctcatcttcactgtcactttccaaccttgttgaggatggctagttgtcaggctcaaaaagcctcaaatttgcccggatggtcaccaatttttcaacccttgtattggtcagccagttgcgtgctttggtgtgtgtgttcccaaacaaggaccagttgcgctcagaggcggctgatgttggtgggatttggagaatgatggaggcaacaggggaaagagcctcagatccacaaagtcccttccaccaggtggctgatgagatatgttggcacgactgccatatggCATCttcatcccaaagcccttgcttggaagtgtactttgccagactgccaagaaccttgccctcatccaggccaaggtggcgagacacggtagtgataacacaataggccttgttgatctctgcaccagacagaatgctcttgccagcatacttggggtccaacatgtacgctgcggcgtgtatgggcttcaggcataagtcttcacgctttttgatgtatttcagaactgcagtttcctctgcttggagcaacagtgaagtgagcagggcagtacggatttcttctcttacatctgcaagcagagacTGAAcctcagacaggatggcattgtctccctcaatacGTGCAATGGCtgctgctataggtttcaggctgctttccactctctcccaaaatacatcaccCAGGATGATCCTCCTGATGGGGCTGTCCacatggccatttcttggagagactccttcccctccaggagactgtcaaacatgctgacaacaccaccccaacaggtgttgctaggcagcttcaatgtggtgctcttattcttctcactttgcttggtgaggtagattgctgctataacttgatgacccttcacatacctaaccatttccttggctctcttgtagagtgtatccattgttttcagtgccatgatgtcattgaggagcagattcaaggCATGAGCAGCACaaccaatgggtgtgatgtgagggtaggactcctccactttagaccaagcagccttcatgtttgcGGCATTGTCTGTctccagtgcaaataccttctgtggtccaaggtcattgataactgccttcagctcatctgcaatgtagagatactggttgaggggtggagatcatgtagttaattattccttgcccacgaacattcgaacacccatcagagatgattgcaatacagtctgctttctctatgatttgcttgaccttcacttgaactatgttgaactctgcatccagcaaatgagtagataaagcatgtctggttggatgggtgtatgctgggcgaagaacattcagaaatctcttccaatacacattgcctgtgagcatcagaggtgaaccagttgcatacacagctcgggcaagacattcatcagcatttgtctgactacgttcctccattgagttaAAAAAAacgtctgattccaggaggaccataaGCTGTTGCtatctgattcataattttcacctcgaatagaagtagaggtacttttgtcagaggttgcttgttgtgagcgagcgctgagggaactttatgcacttggccagatgattctgcatctttgttgcattcttcacatatgatttggcacagtatttgcaaatgtacacagcttttccttctacattagctgcagtgaaatgtctccacacatcagatagtgcccgtggcattttcctgtaaagattagaaagaaattagtaaaaaaatatccatgtacagataaatagttaagcagttagattaaacaactcctttgtaagataaatgttttaaaatgaaacatgtatagaaacaggtgaattaacactcctcagttagcaggctcaagcaagctaaaacccacatggtagcaagaactaactagcagaaattgttaacaagtttgaaattatttaaacacactttgctgtaggctactatttactagttaacaaaaatcatgtatgtcatataaaatatattcaccacacccagtattgtaatcaaaacttaccagaaagcatgtagtcctggTCGTGTTGGGTGGATTATATAAAATAACAAAAATCAGGTCTTCAAGGGCTGCATTGTCTGCTGGCCAATTAATGACACAAATTGATAAATTAAATGCAAGACATGAATTAAAAGCAGGACTGTGGCATTGCCGCGGGAAGTAGGGGGGCTGAGGGTGCTGGAGCACCCTCTGAAAAATCAGAATAGCATTTTTttgtaataaaatatattttaaaataccTTTTAAAAAGTAgtccactgggcctttactagtattagcggaccgatatagacgtctgtaacatgGGCACAAATGTTCTGTATCTCTGCTTTGGCAAAAAAATGTAGTTGTataattaagaacagtatcttgcaggattcaatagttGGAATTGTAAGTTGTTGCCTTGTGACTTTTTCTATgattgtcattctaatggaatccagaaaataacaaaaccctgtcctcaaacatttacatcaaaaggtgcagagttatgggcaaagacacaaaacatccacatcacattaaatatttttcttgatcaaatGACATGGAAAACAACCAGTTTTTGTGCAGTATTCatttaccatccttacaaaccacttaatgtacatgtacattactgtattgtacataggctggtcatctaggtttgtaccggtagactttccatcaccatgaagaaaaacaatgaCCAATACAGTAACTGAGTACATGgagacatcaagtggtttgtgatgtgatgtggctcagttggtagagaatggcgcttgcaatgctagggttgtgggttggattcccacgggggaccagtacaaaaaaagtatgaaaatgtatgcattcACTATGGTA
Encoded here:
- the LOC120058502 gene encoding transcription factor Dp-1-like isoform X2; amino-acid sequence: MAKDVGLMETNGELKVFIDQNRSPSKGVLSLVAVHPVSIPMAKQLLPKTLGPSNVNIAPHMVIGTPQRPSVSSAILVNSPQTPNSQFLTQSQPADASPWSSGKRGKKGEKNGKGLRHFSMKVCEKVQKKGVTTYNEVADELVAEFSAADNHISPNDSHVYDQKNIRRRVYDALNVLMAMNIISKEKKEIKWIGLPTNSAQECQNLEVERQRRLERIKQKQSQLQELILQQIAFKNLVQRNRQTEQQANRPPPPNSLIHLPFIIINTSKKTVIDCSISNDKFEYLFNFDNMFEIHDDIEVLKRMGMACGLEVGKCSPEDLKVARSLVPKALEPYVTEMAQGPISNVYITGGSSTNGRRHHGQGSDSGADGPLASSSNDSHYSSSRVETPVSYMGDDDEEDDYDENDDED
- the LOC120058502 gene encoding transcription factor Dp-1-like isoform X1, which produces MPTKTAAEEAEEKSALVGLMETNGELKVFIDQNRSPSKGVLSLVAVHPVSIPMAKQLLPKTLGPSNVNIAPHMVIGTPQRPSVSSAILVNSPQTPNSQFLTQSQPADASPWSSGKRGKKGEKNGKGLRHFSMKVCEKVQKKGVTTYNEVADELVAEFSAADNHISPNDSHVYDQKNIRRRVYDALNVLMAMNIISKEKKEIKWIGLPTNSAQECQNLEVERQRRLERIKQKQSQLQELILQQIAFKNLVQRNRQTEQQANRPPPPNSLIHLPFIIINTSKKTVIDCSISNDKFEYLFNFDNMFEIHDDIEVLKRMGMACGLEVGKCSPEDLKVARSLVPKALEPYVTEMAQGPISNVYITGGSSTNGRRHHGQGSDSGADGPLASSSNDSHYSSSRVETPVSYMGDDDEEDDYDENDDED